CGGCGGAGTGGACCTGCTCGGTCTGCGAGGCCACGTCGCTGCGGCTGGTGACCCTCGGCGCCGGGCGCACCGCGGAGGAGCTCGGCCGCGCCTTCCCCGGGGCGAAGGTGGTCGTGGCCGACGGTCAGCGGCCGGTGCTGACCCTCCCCGACGAACCCGCGCTCGTCGTCGCCACCCGCGGGGCGGAGCCGCGGGTCGACGGCGGCTACCACGCCGTGCTCCTGCTCGACGGCGAGCGGATGCTCGCGCGCGAGAGCCTGCGCGTCGCCGACGACGCCCTGCGCACGTGGTCGAACGCCGCCGCACTCGCGCGCCCCGGAGCCCCGGTGCTCCTGGTCGGCGTCGGCGGCCGCCTCGCGACCGCCCTCGCGACCTGGCGGCAGGCCGAGTACCTCCGCGGCGAGCTGGTCGAGCGCCGGTCGCTGCGCTTCCCGCCCGCGGTGCGGCTCGCGACGGTCAGCGGCGACGCCCACGCGGTCGAGGAGGCGCTCGAGACGCTCGACGAGTCCGATCGCCACGAGGTGCTCGGCCCGGTGGGCCTCGAGGACGGCTCCGTCCGGGCCATCGTGCGCTTCGACTACGCTCGCGGAGCAGAGGTGGCCGCCCGCCTGCGGGCCGCGGTCATCCGCAACGCCACCCGTCGCCGCCGCCCGCCGACCACACCGGGCCGCTTCCGCCCGGCCCCGAAGCTCCGCGTGCGCCTCGACGACCCCGACATCCTCTGATCCCTGGAGCCCCCCGTGCGCCTCGTCTTCGCCGGCACGCCGGCCGCCGCCGTCCCGACTCTGCGCGCCCTCGCCGACTCCGAGCACGAGGTCGTCGCGGTCGTCACGCGCGAGGACGCCCCCGTCGGCCGCAAGCGCGTGCTCACGCCCTCGCCGGTCGCGACCACCGCCGTCGAGCTGGGCCTCCCGGTGATCCGGGCGAACCGGCTCGACGAGGCGGTCACCGACCGGGTCGCGGCCCTCGAGCCCGACCTCGGCGTCATCGTCGCGTACGGCGGACTCGTGAGGGAGCGCCTCCTCGCCGTGCCGCGGCTCGGCTGGATCAACCTGCACTTCTCGCTCCTGCCGCGCTGGCGGGGTGCGGCACCGGTGCAGCGCGCGCTGATGGCGGGGGAGTCGCCCATCGGGGCGAGCGTGTTCCAGCTGGTGGCCGAGCTCGACGCGGGCGACGTCTACGCCGAGGTCCCGGAGGAGGTGGGGGAGCGCTCGGCGGGCGAGCTGCTCGAGGCGCTGGCCGCCTCCGGCGCCGCCCTGACCCTCTCGGTCGTCGACTCCCTCGACGCCGGGACGGCCGTCGCCGTTCCGCAGACGGGCGAGGTCACGCTCGCGCCCAAGCTCGACGTCTCGGACGGTCGCCTCGACTGGAGCGCACCGTCGGCGCGGATCCTCGCGCTCGTGCGCGGAGTGACACCGGAGCCCGGAGCCTCCACCGCGGTCGGCGAGGCGCGGCTGAAGGTCCTCGCGCTGCGGACGGCCGGCGAGGCGCCGTCCCTCGCTCCGGGCGAGGTGCGGCTCGACGCGGGCCGGGCGCTGGTGGGCACCGGCGACGGAGCCGTCGAGCTCGTGAGCGTCCAGCCCGCGGGCAAGAACCCGATGCCCGGCGCCGCCTGGGCGAGGGGCCTGCGCGAGAGCACGGTGCTCGCGTGAGCGCCGTGGCGGCCGCCCGGCAGGTCGCGTACGACGTCCTCCGCGCGGTGAGCGGCTCCGACGCCTACGCGAACCTGGTGCTCCCTGCGCGGATCCGCGCGGCGGGCCTCTCTCCCGCCGACGCCGGTCTCGCGACCGAGCTCTGCTACGGCACGCTGCGCCTCTCCGGCTACTACGACCGCGTCATCGCCCTCGCCGCCGGCCGCGCCGTGGACGCGATCGACGCGCCCGTGCTCGACGCCCTGCGCCTGGGCGTGCACCAGCTGCTCGGGACCCGCGTCGCCCCGCACGCCGCCGTCAACGAGAGCGTCGCGCTCGTCGCGGCCGACTCGTCCCGGGGCGCGGTCGCCTTCGCCAACGCCGTGCTGCGCACGGTGTCCCGCTCGAGCGCCGAGGAGTGGCGCGAGCGGGTCTCGACCGCGGCCTCCTCCGGAGACGACCGCCTCGCCGCGCTCAGCTCGCACCCCGTCTGGATCGTGAAGGCGCTGCGCCGGGCCCTCGCCGCGGAGGGCGCGGCCGACGAGCTCGACGCGCTGCTCGCCGCCGACAACGCCGCCCCGCGGGTGAACCTGGTGGCACTGCCCGGCCTCGCCGGGGCGGCCGAGATGCCCGA
The genomic region above belongs to Rathayibacter sp. VKM Ac-2759 and contains:
- a CDS encoding methionyl-tRNA formyltransferase; this encodes MRLVFAGTPAAAVPTLRALADSEHEVVAVVTREDAPVGRKRVLTPSPVATTAVELGLPVIRANRLDEAVTDRVAALEPDLGVIVAYGGLVRERLLAVPRLGWINLHFSLLPRWRGAAPVQRALMAGESPIGASVFQLVAELDAGDVYAEVPEEVGERSAGELLEALAASGAALTLSVVDSLDAGTAVAVPQTGEVTLAPKLDVSDGRLDWSAPSARILALVRGVTPEPGASTAVGEARLKVLALRTAGEAPSLAPGEVRLDAGRALVGTGDGAVELVSVQPAGKNPMPGAAWARGLRESTVLA